The Gossypium arboreum isolate Shixiya-1 chromosome 2, ASM2569848v2, whole genome shotgun sequence region CTAATGGAGCCAAAATCCTACTGCTTATCAACAGAATCCTTCTTCGCACAATTGCCACTCTTAGCTATAGGGTTAGGCTGAGTAAAAATTCTTTAGGAGATACAATCACACTAATTCACAACAATTTACAAAATCCTACTCCCAGAGAATTAATTGAGTACAAATATCtccttctaaaatttaaaaaataaaagataggAGTGTACAAATGGTCGATTTGGTTAATACCCAAACCGAACTACCATTAAATgaattaactaaaaatttgaaatcCTTAACTGTTAATTGGAGTGAAATTCTTTTGAAACCTATTaaccaattaaattaatttcgtTTAATTTTAGCGGTTAAttgaattaactaaaatttatatatatatccaaataaatttaaaatataaaaattcatgacaatttttttctttacttttattttaaagaagtccaaaagaaaaaaaaagtaaactaCACTGAATGCTTCTCAAAATAGTGTTCTTtctattttgatatttaaaaaaaaaaaattgttaatcaCTAGAGGAAACACGTAGCGTTCTTTTTCCACTAAATATCCACGTAATTAagatattttaagtaaaataaataaatagctcTTCATTCGCCAACGAGTCTACCGCGAAGACCCAACTCAGGAAACCCATTTCTTTGACTTCTAAAATATGGTCACACCAAAGTTAATGGCCGTGGCCGTCGTGTTCGGATGTCAGTTCTCTGTGCAGCTTGGATCTTTCAACTCACTCGAGAACTCGGTCATCGCTCCGACGGTAAGACCATTGAATGGCTGTCCCGTCAAGCTGAGCCTTATGTCATTGCTGCCACTGGGTCCGGTACGGCGGCACCACCCTCGCCGCCCATGAGATCTCTTGTGCCTCTGGGCTCACTACAACTTCTTCGCCTAAGGAATCGTGTAAGCTGCACCCAGTAGGGGTCGGTAGCGGCGACGATGTGGTGACGGGGATGTATACCATGACAACGCTGCCACCAAGTTGCCGGCTGGACTTGTGCTAGTCAATAGGGTTTCAGTTTTCAGTTGTATCAACATATGCCGTTTACAGCGTTGCTTTTGCAGCTGACGGTGGAGGTTTTGAGAGATATTATAATTTATAACAAGaacaattataataattatataaaattgatTTGCTTTTGGTTGATCGATTGAACAATGGAGGGCTTTTCGAGCAGCCACTACCTAGGTCAAATTTTGTTTTGTTCCCCTTTTTTTTGGtttctttgaaaaatttcaatttCTTGTTCTATTTATCGTTTTGATTTTCGATTCAATTTTCAGTGAAAGGGTTTCTTTGGGTTTGAATTACTTGTGGATCACTGGGctgatttttttcattattttttgcTTTCTGGGTTTTCAGTGAATAGAGCAATGCTGTTGATCATCGAATTCGTTTAGATACTAGacctttgagaaattgaaaatgcTTTCTTTGTTTCATAGTTGTAAATTATTGAGGAATGCATTGGAAATGAAGTATTGCCAGTTTTTAAGTTTTAATGTCATTGTGAAAAAACGAAAGAAAGATCAGAACGGagaaataagaagaagaagaacacaGCAAACCCTCAAATTAACAATGTCGAGATGATGAAATTTGGCTGGGGTTAAAACATTTATGTTGATTTAATATgcttaataaatcaaaattttttttacttaaaataCCTTAGTTACGTGGAAATAATGTGGATATTAGGTGGAAAAAGAATACCTATCTCTCAATTTAACGAtcattttaaaagtttttaaattataatgaatgaattaataaaaaattttaaagtaattaaaataaaaaatcttaTTTTAAAGTAATTCTCGATGTAATTTATTCGAAAAACAAATAACACAATAACATCgttaaattacaaatataataacaaacatttaattaaaaacattatagttttttactttttttgttttaatttttttacttttagttattttcaaatatttttaattcTCACAACACTTTCTTACGttcattataaaaatatttataaattcattAAACGTATATTACATATAATATATTATCATTAATAATTTTAGTTAATCAATTAATTACTcggttttaaatttaattaattgataattaaaattttaaaaaatactaacccttaattaaatctaatgattaaataaattaattcagTTAGAGAAAACATAGCATATTTAAGGCAGAAAAGATGGGTAAGATTGTTTGTAAGGAAACCGTATAGTTGTTGTGTCGGGACGGCAGAATCAAACTAAGAAAAACAAGGGCAACCAAACCTTGTGTTGCCATTTCTGGTACACGCTCTTCGTTTCCAACAGCGCGTGTTGTGTACTCTCTTTGAAGCTGCAAAATACATTAGTGCCCCtagttattaaaaaaaaaaaaaagaaacaataaTTAGGTTGGTGCATGCATATGaaattatgaattatgaaataaaaaacaaAAGTATAGTTGACAAATAAAATAGATTTCTTGTAAGTTAAGGTGTTAACTTTAATATTTGGCGTCTTTTCTCCCATCCCTCGAACCACTGCCAAATTGCAACACTTTCCATTCCTTCTTACACTTCCATATAGGTCTACTGTTTTACTTTTTCtatcattcaattaaataataatatttaattagttttttatatttatttaagatAACTTAaaccacctttttttttttttttaaatttccatatattttatttcagAATTGGGCATATAAATAAAGTGGCGAGGTCACGTTATCCATCTCGTAGGTTCCTCTATCCTTCCTTTCTATTTAAACTGTTGTGGTCACCCTCTCTGCTCTGTTCTGTTCTGCTCTGCTCTTCAACTTTTGCCTTTCTTTCATTTCTCAAAGTAATTCCTTTATTTTCTAAATCCTGTTTTCCATCCTATCAGcggaaagaggaagaaaaaagaTACACTGTGAGCAAAGGAGCGGAGAAAAGCTGTGAAATATCCCGGGGGGGAGGGTCATGGCGTCCTCTAAGGTGATAACGACAACGTCACAGACCAATCCTGATCTGCCACGTCAGCCATCTCTATGCCCTTCGCTCTCCACTCTCCTCGCCGATCTTCAGAACCAACAAAACAATCAAAACCAATCCCAGAACGGCCTTGGTTCCATGAACATGGACGATCTGTTGAAAAACATCTGCTCCTCCCCACCTCCACCGCCACCTACTTCCGATGCACACCCGCAGTTTGCCGGCGTGTCCATCTCACGCGAAGGTAGTTTCTCGCTCCCGAAGGATGTGGCGAACAAGTCCGTCGACGAGGTTTGGAAGGACATCGTGGTCGGTGGCGACGATCAGAGACAGGGGAATCCACCGGTAGGTATGACTTTGGAGGATTTCTTGACGAAAGCTGGGGCGGTTAGGGAAGAGGATGTCAGGGGAGTTGCTAATCAGGTGGGAGTAGGTGCAGGGGTTTATCCTGTTGACCCGGCCGTTATCAACGGTGGTGGAAATCATTTTTCGGCTTTCGGAAACAGCGGTGGCGTTGATCATCAGAGGTTGGTGGCGGTGGCAGGTGGAGGCGCTAGAGGAAAGCGACGCGCCGTGGAGGCACCGCCTTTGGATAAAGCGACTCAGCAGAAACAGAGGAGGATGATAAAAAACAGAGAATCTGCAGCCAGATCCAGAGAACGCAAACAGGCAGGCTTTCTTTTCTCAAAATCTGTTTGGTTGTCGAGAAAATGGAGAGAAATAGCTCTAGGTTTAATGTCAATCCTATTAATTGCTTTTTCTTCCAACTTTAAAATCTCTATCCTGCAATTGGACAGTTAATTCAAGTTATGATGTTGAAAGTTAGATTTCCCCCCTTGAATTCGATAACTGATTACTTCCCCTTTGTGCTGCTTTATTTGTTGATACATAGGCTTACACGGTTGAATTGGAATCTCTGGTGACACAATTGGAAGAAGAAAAAGCCCGGTTGCTGAGAGAAGAGGTATATAGGCCGCACTATATATGATCTTAGACCATCGTTTTGAAGAATTTCAGTTGCTGCTAAGCTTATTGACTAAAATTGCAATGTTGTCTAAATTATGCTACTAAACTGTTGAGATATTGAAATGATGTATGAAGCCTCGTATAATGAATCATATCATTACATGAGCTGAAACATTTGAGATTCCCCCCGCTTTCCTTTTTAGTCAAGTAGTTAATAGATACCATTCATATTGAAGAATGTATGAATCATTATATGGATGTTTTCGTATTGATTTCTCGATTTACTTTTTCAGGCTGAGCTGAACAAGGCGAGGTTTAAGCAGGTATGCCTCTTCGTCTGTCCATTTTAATTCCATTATTATGTTGCTTCAAATGCATAAATCTTTGGCTGGAGGTTGTAATAAAATGTTTGAGAGTAGATCATTGGTTAATTTGGGTTTTATATGATGACAAATGTTGTATTACATGAAAAATGACGCCAATGTTGGCAATTCTGATGCCTACATCTTGAAATACAGCTGATGGAGAACCTGGTCCCGGTTGTGGAGAAACGAAGACCACCTCGAGTTCTTCGGCGAGTTCATTCTATGCAATGGTAAATATAGTAGTTCatcttcttttttc contains the following coding sequences:
- the LOC108460889 gene encoding ABSCISIC ACID-INSENSITIVE 5-like protein 4 — encoded protein: MASSKVITTTSQTNPDLPRQPSLCPSLSTLLADLQNQQNNQNQSQNGLGSMNMDDLLKNICSSPPPPPPTSDAHPQFAGVSISREGSFSLPKDVANKSVDEVWKDIVVGGDDQRQGNPPVGMTLEDFLTKAGAVREEDVRGVANQVGVGAGVYPVDPAVINGGGNHFSAFGNSGGVDHQRLVAVAGGGARGKRRAVEAPPLDKATQQKQRRMIKNRESAARSRERKQAYTVELESLVTQLEEEKARLLREEAELNKARFKQLMENLVPVVEKRRPPRVLRRVHSMQW